A region of Vigna radiata var. radiata cultivar VC1973A chromosome 6, Vradiata_ver6, whole genome shotgun sequence DNA encodes the following proteins:
- the LOC106764657 gene encoding lysine-specific histone demethylase 1 homolog 3 codes for MEGEDIRSGTRKKRSKKEIGFDSDDDEPIGSIFKLKRSKRKGSGGGEAVREKEDLGGMDDNDTLASFRKRLKGPKRDQGSGFGRGASPALHVSDEELVGLGAKDKDEKGVALVPAGEDMQMEDSSDQHMEDSLSAIFHKAQSSSARKSRGISRQKRGIQKVDSGLCPGGFVETVDSGVESRSGSASGSKLVGGNAMSDDALPQASEPVVTSMVEDQKCVSDCFQEGTVKGECDLDIPGGRNQSNDVYREDGKQFSCVVQAEDISCDSDKKVALQESGVISGDLHKLSSMLNDEIVDTASLSKLGEGERQFTEVRELENRLTDDLVQACNSAPEHDISTSSGEKNVLKSSHIEPLIKSTENALNENNDMVSGKDCQEFSSNGALKLFGCHMEADGAGKSETEFVSDRNFCDYSNLDTKAEVHDFVLGFSPKRNDVTVSGSSMVSNEADLAAHSNHPEKPVEARNIPKDPTASIMKCSSVLDPNQSDGSSLQSSIPDENGNSAEYHASVTDFVDNDGKISSIPRLVRKTKMRKHGDMTYEGDADWEVLINDQALNEIQVMTDVERTLRTRMKHDSSLNTGEDSENVAVVAVSAGLKARKAGPIEKIKFKEILKRKGGLKEYLDCRNQILSLWSRDVTRILPLAECGVNDTDFEDGSPRSSLIREVYAFLDQYGYINVGIASQKENVGSSARHCYKLVKEKGFEESLAASMADSEDEVSFLVGQTKMSDASNEVNNGIRKDCNDLTIETTEGMGQSNEVKVDLSNISQQAEGKIFDYQENDGFQDGTIVSSVPSSNFADCKSTSLIAKEKNNDSTCIKSVWDGQAGDNLQPDLDPRKRVIVIGAGPAGLTAARHLQRQGFPVTVLEARSRIGGRVFTDHSSLSVPVDLGASIITGVEADVATERRPDPSSLICAQLGLELTVLNSDCPLYDIVTEQKVPADMDEALEAEYNTLIDDMVLVVAQKGEQAMKMSLEDGLEYALKIRRTARTESSEETQENNSADRQFDSKKDSFVEKKLDEEILSPQERRVMDWHFAHLEYGCAASLNDVSLPYWNQDDVYGGFGGAHCMIKGGYSSVVESLGEGVTIHLNHIVTNVSYGIKEPGQSYKVKVSTANGNEFFGDAVLVTVPLGCLKAETIEFSPPLPQWKCSSVQRLGYGVLNKVALEFPSVFWDDAVDYFGATAEERNSRGHCFMFWNVRKTVGAPVLIALVVGKAAIDGQSLSSSDHVKHALKVLRKLFGQDSVPDPVAYVVTDWGRDPFSYGAYSYVAVGASGEDYDILGRPVDNCLFFAGEATCKEHPDTVGGAMMSGLRESVRIIDILSTGNDYIAEVEALEAARGQLDTERDEVRDIIKRLDAVELSNIMYKNSLDGAQILTREALLREMFFNTKTTAGRLHVAKQLLTLPVGNLKSFAGSKEGLAILNSWILDSMGKDGTQLLRHCLRLLVRVSTDLLAVRLSGMGKTVKEKVCVHTSRDIRAIASQLVNVWLEVFRKEKASNGGLKLPRQTTAVDLSKRKSAKDSASGKPPLGTYHGTNENKGGLLNPTSAGSNSPSHAHVKKLHSKQGRQLPSYDSRHEFSSSRSKGSIDRVVTEKEDNHCAISEEEQAAIAAAEAARVKALAAAEAYASAEARSNSLLQLPKIPSFHKFARREQSSQNDECDSRKRWSGGVFGRQDCISEIDSRNCRVRDWSVDFSAACVNLDNSRMPVDNLSQRSHSNEIASHLNFREHSGESAAGDSSIYTKAWIDTAGGVAIKDHHAIERWQSQAAAADSYFSNPTIHLKDEEDSNACSKLPIWKRDGVANESSISQVTVNKEALKSHSRAADHIKQAVVDYVASLLMPLYKARKLDKDGYKAIMKKSATKVMEQATDAEKAMTVREFLDFKRKNKIRSFVDILIERHMTMKSDVKS; via the exons ATGGAGGGAGAGGATATTAGGTCTGGGACCAGGAAGAAGCGATccaagaaggaaattggttttgaCTCTGACGACGACGAGCCCATTGGCTCAATCTTTAAGCTGAAGAGGTCCAAGAGGAagggtagtggtggtggtgaggCTGTTAGGGAGAAGGAGGATTTGGGGGGTATGGATGATAATGATACCTTGGCTAGCTTTAGGAAGAGATTGAAGGGTCCTAAAAGAGATCAGGGATCTGGGTTTGGAAGAGGAGCAAGTCCTGCCTTGCATGTGTCTGATGAAGAATTGGTTGGATTGGGAGCTAAGGATAAGGATGAGAAAGGGGTCGCCTTGGTGCCTGCTGGTGAGGACATGCAGATGGAGGATTCTTCTGATCAACACATGGAGGATTCGTTGTCTGCGATTTTTCACAAGGCGCAGTCTAGTTCTGCTAGGAAATCTCGTGGGATTTCGAGACAGAAAAGGGGGATTCAGAAGGTGGATAGTGGGTTGTGCCCTGGAGGTTTTGTGGAAACTGTGGATTCTGGGGTTGAAAGTAGATCCGGATCTGCTTCTGGCTCGAAATTGGTTGGGGGGAATGCCATGTCTGATGATGCTTTGCCTCAAGCATCTGAACCGGTTGTCACATCCATGGTGGAGGATCAGAAGTGTGTTAGTGACTGTTTTCAAGAGGGAACTGTAAAGGGTGAATGTGATTTGGACATTCCAGGTGGACGGAATCAGTCAAATGATGTCTACCGTGAAGATGGGAAGCAATTTTCTTGTGTTGTACAAGCTGAAGATATTTCTTGTGATTCTGACAAGAAGGTTGCACTGCAGGAAAGTGGTGTTATCAGTGGTGATTTACATAAGTTATCTTCTATGTTAAACGATGAAATAGTTGATACTGCCTCTCTCTCAAAACTGGGGGAAGGGGAAAGACAATTTACTGAGGTCCGGGAGCTTGAGAATAGATTGACTGATGACCTAGTACAAGCATGCAACAGTGCTCCAGAACATGATATTTCTACTTCTTCAGGGGAAAAAAATGTCTTGAAATCTTCGCACATTGAACCCTTGATTAAATCAACTGAAAATGCTTTGAATGAGAATAATGATATGGTTTCTGGAAAAGATTGTCAGGAATTCTCGAGTAATGGAGCTCTAAAGTTATTTGGATGCCATATGGAAGCAGATGGAGCTGGAAAATCAGAAACTGAGTTTGTTTCTGATAGAAATTTCTGTGATTATAGTAATTTAGATACAAAGGCCGAAGTGCATGATTTTGTTCTAGGTTTTTCACCTAAAAGAAATGATGTAACTGTCAGTGGTTCTTCTATGGTGTCTAATGAAGCTGATTTGGCCGCCCACTCAAATCATCCCGAGAAACCTGTAGAAGCTCGCAATATTCCAAAAGACCCCACTGCTTCTATTATGAAATGTAGCTCGGTTTTAGATCCAAATCAATCGGATGGATCCTCTCTTCAATCTTCAATTCCAGATGAAAATGGGAACTCTGCGGAATACCATGCCTCTGTGACTGATTTTGTCGATAATGATGGTAAAATATCAAGCATTCCAAGGTTGGTGCGAAAGACCAAAATGCGCAAGCATGGAGACATGACATATGAGGGGGATGCTGATTGGGAGGTTTTAATTAATGATCAAGCTCTAAATGAAATTCAAGTTATGACAGATGTTGAACGCACTCTTAGAACAAGAATGAAGCATGATTCCTCTTTGAATACTGGTGAAGACTCTGAAAATGTTGCAGTAGTGGCAGTATCAGCTGGGCTGAAAGCCCGTAAAGCCGGTCCAATCgagaaaataaagtttaaagaGATCTTGAAACGAAAAGGTGGTCTCAAGGAATACTTGGATTGCAG AAATCAGATTTTAAGTCTTTGGAGCCGAGATGTCACACGTATTTTGCCTCTTGCTGAATGTGGAGTTAATGATACTGATTTTGAGGATGGAAGTCCTCGTTCTTCTCTTATTAGGGAGGTCTATGCATTTCTTGATCAATAT GGTTATATAAATGTTGGAATTGCCTCCCAGAAGGAGAATGTTGGAAGTAGTGCAAGGCACTGTTATAAGCtggtaaaagaaaaaggttttgaGGAAAGTCTCGCAGCTTCAATGGCCGACTCTGAAGATGAAGTTTCCTTTCTTGTTGGTCAGACTAAAATGTCAGATGCTTCCAATGAGGTTAACAATGGTATTAGAAAGGATTGCAATGACCTGACAATTGAAACTACAGAAGGTATGGGCCAGAGTAATGAAGTGAAGGTGGATTTATCAAACATATCACAACAGGCAGAAGGAAAAATTTTTGATTACCAGGAAAATGATGGATTTCAGGATGGAACTATTGTCAGTTCCGTTCCTTCTTCCAACTTTGCTGATTGCAAATCAACTTCTCTGATAGCtaaagagaaaaacaatgaCTCTACCTGCATTAAATCTGTCTGGGATGGTCAGGCAGGTGACAATCTGCAGCCTGATTTAGATCCTAGAAAGAGAGTAATTGTGATTGGAGCTGGGCCTGCTGGGTTAACTGCTGCTCGCCACTTGCAACGTCAAGGATTTCCTGTTACTGTGCTTGAGGCTAGGAGTAGGATAGGAGGTCGTGTGTTTACTGATCACTCCTCACTTTCTGTCCCTGTCGATCTTGGAGCTAGCATTATAACAGGTGTTGAGGCTGATGTGGCCACTGAGCGGAGACCAGATCCTTCCTCGTTGATTTGTGCTCAGTTGGGCCTTGAGTTGACAGTGTTGAACAGTGATTGCCCTCTTTATGACATAGTGACAGAACAAAAAGTTCCTGCAGATATGGATGAAGCACTTGAAGCTGAATATAATACCCTTATAGATGACATGGTATTGGTTGTTGCTCAGAAAGGTGAACAAGCAATGAAAATGTCTCTTGAAGATGGTTTAGAATATGCACTCAAGATTCGGCGTACTGCACGCACTGAAAGCAGTGAAGAAACTCAAGAAAACAATTCTGCAGACAGACAATTTGATTCCAAAAAGGACAGTTTTGTGGAAAAAAAACTTGATGAGGAGATTTTGAGCCCTCAGGAAAGGAGGGTTATGGATTGGCACTTTGCTCATTTGGAGTATGGTTGTGCTGCTTCACTTAATGATGTTTCTCTTCCCTACTGGAATCAAGATGATGTGTATGGAGGTTTTGGGGGAGCTCATTGTATGATTAAAGGGGGTTACAGTTCCGTTGTTGAGTCTCTGGGAGAAGGAGTTACAATTCACTTGAACCACATTGTAACAAATGTGTCATATGGAATCAAGGAGCCTGGTCAAAGTTATAAAGTCAAAGTTTCTACAGCAAATGGCAATGAGTTCTTTGGTGATGCTGTCCTTGTTACTGTTCCACTTGGCTGTTTGAAGGCTGAAACTATAGAGTTCTCCCCTCCTTTGCCACAGTGGAAATGTTCTTCTGTTCAGCGTCTTGGTTATGGAGTTCTAAATAAAGTGGCTTTGGAATTTCCTAGTGTATTTTGGGATGATGCTGTGGACTACTTTGGAGCAACAGCTGAGGAGAGAAACAGTAGAGGTCACTGCTTTATGTTCTGGAATGTCAGGAAAACAGTTGGGGCTCCTGTCCTTATTGCATTAGTGGTTGGTAAGGCAGCCATAGATGGTCAAAGCTTGAGCTCTTCTGATCATGTTAAACATGCATTGAAGGTTCTCCGAAAACTTTTTGGGCAGGATTCAGTTCCAGATCCTGTTGCCTATGTTGTGACTGATTGGGGTAGGGATCCTTTTAGCTATGGTGCTTATTCTTATGTTGCGGTTGGAGCCTCAGGAGAAGACTATGATATATTAGGGAGACCAGTTGATAACTGCTTGTTTTTTGCTGGTGAAGCAACCTGCAAAGAGCACCCAGATACCGTTGGTGGTGCAATGATGAGTGGACTACGAGAGTCTGTTCGCATAATTGACATATTGAGCACTGGAAATGATTATATTGCTGAGGTGGAGGCATTGGAAGCTGCACGGGGACAGTTAGACACTGAAAGGGATGAAGTGAGGGATATAATAAAGAGACTTGATGCAGTAGAACTTTCTAACATAATGTACAAGAACTCTTTAGATGGTGCTCAAATTTTAACCCGGGAAGCTTTGTTAAGGGAAATGTTCTTTAATACGAAAACCACTGCTGGACGCTTGCATGTGGCCAAACAATTGTTAACTCTTCCTGTTGGAAACTTGAAGTCTTTTGCTGGAAGTAAAGAGGGGCTAGCCATTCTCAATTCATGGATACTG GATTCAATGGGAAAGGATGGGACCCAACTCTTGAGGCATTGTTTGCGACTCCTTGTCCGTGTTTCAACTGATCTTCTTGCTGTACGATTGTCAg GAATGGGGAAAACAGTGAAGGAAAAAGTTTGTGTACATACCAGCCGTGATATTCGTGCTATAGCAAGCCAGTTGGTCAATGTATGGCTTGAAGTTTTTCGCAAGGAAAAAGCTTCTAATGGTGGATTAAAGTTACCAAGACAAACAACTGCAGTAGATTTATCTAAGAGAAAATCTGCCAAAGATTCAGCTTCGGGAAAACCACCTCTGGGCACATATCATGGTACCAATGAGAATAAAGGAGGCTTGCTGAATCCTACATCTGCTGGAAGCAATTCACCTTCCCATGCCCATGTGAAGAAATTGCACAGCAAACAAGGAAGACAGCTGCCATCATATGACTCAAGGCATGAATTCAGTTCTTCCAGGTCCAAAGGTTCAATAGACAGAGTGGTTACAGAGAAGGAGGATAACCACTGTGCTATATCTGAAGAAGAACAGGCTGCTATAGCTGCTGCAGAGGCTGCACGTGTTAAAGCTCTTGCTGCTGCTGAG GCATATGCTTCTGCAGAAGCCAGATCCAATTCGCTGTTACAGCTTCCTAAGATACCCTCATTCCATAAATTTGCTAGACGTGAGCAGTCTTCACAAAATGACGAGTGTGATAGTAGAAAAAGATGGTCAGGTGGTGTTTTTGGAAGGCAAGATTGTATTTCAGAGATCGACTCCAGGAATTGCAGAGTTAGGGATTGGTCTGTTGATTTCTCTGCTGCTTGTGTCAATCTTGATAATTCCAGAATGCCAGTTGATAACCTTTCACAGAGGAGTCATTCAAATGAGATTGCCAGCCATTTGAATTTCAGAGAGCACTCAGGAGAAAGTGCTGCTGGGGACAGCAGTATATATACGAAAGCTTGGATTGACACAGCTGGTGGTGTTGCAATTAAAGATCATCATGCCATTGAGAGATGGCAATCTCAAGCAGCTGCAGCagattcttatttttctaaCCCAACCATTCATTTGAAGGACGAGGAGGACTCAAATGCCTGTTCAAAGCTACCAATCTGGAAGCGTGATGGTGTTGCTAATGAGAGCTCTATTTCACAGGTTACTGTAAATAAGGAGGCCCTGAAGAGTCATTCCCGAGCAGCAGATCATATTAAACAGGCTGTTGTGGACTATGTTGCATCACTGCTGATGCCCCTTTATAAGGCAAGAAAACTAGACAAGGATGGATACAAGGCTATAATGAAGAAAAGTGCAACAAAG GTCATGGAGCAAGCTACGGATGCAGAAAAAGCCATGACTGTACGCGAGTTTCTAGATTTTAAGCGGAAGAATAAG ATTCGCTCCTTTGTGGATATACTGATTGAGAGGCACATGACAATGAAATCAGATGTGAAATCTTAA
- the LOC106764731 gene encoding histone H3.3, whose translation MARTKQTARKSTGGKAPRKQLATKAARKSAPTTGGVKKPHRYRPGTVALREIRKYQKSTELLIRKLPFQRLVREIAQDFKTDLRFQSHAVLALQEAAEAYLVGLFEDTNLCAIHAKRVTIMPKDIQLARRIRGERA comes from the exons ATGGCTCGTACCAAGCAAACCGCTCGCAAGTCCACCGGTGGAAAGGCTCCAAGGAAGCAGCTCGCCACCAAG GCTGCGAGGAAATCTGCACCGACTACCGGTGGCGTGAAGAAGCCCCATCGTTATCGCCCTGGAACCGTCGCTCTTCG TGAGATCCGTAAGTACCAGAAGAGCACAGAGCTACTGATCCGCAAACTTCCATTCCAGCGTCTGGTTCGTGAAATCGCACAAGATTTCAAG ACTGATCTGAGGTTCCAGAGCCACGCAGTTCTTGCTCTTCAGGAAGCCGCTGAGGCTTATTTGGTTGGTTTGTTTGAGGACACCAATTTGTGCGCAATCCACGCGAAGAGGGTCACCATTATGCCTAAAGATATTCAACTGGCTCGCCGTATCCGTGGAGAACGTGCTTAG
- the LOC106764091 gene encoding aldehyde oxidase GLOX1-like, which produces MILHSIFMMVILRPYYLTISLLILTSPNSSSYINKMRQPFSIFFTIFLLAVTLPPPCAVVSAGSGQWQLLQKSIGIVAMHMQLLHTDTILIFDRTDFGLSNLSLPGGRCRHDPNERVVKTDCTAHSVEYDVASNTFRALFLQTNIWCSSASVAADGTLVQTGGFNDGDRVVRTFFPCATCDWKEIPGGLAVRRWYATNHKLPDGRQIIIGGRRQFNYEFYPKSDATAKNAYSLPFLVQTTDPFEENNLYPFVFLNVDGTLFIFANNKAILLDYTKNAVVKTFPIIPGNDPRCYPSTGSAVLLPLRSKTPNFSFTEAEVLICGGAPRGAYTQAKRKRTFIGALTTCARIKITDPNPTWVVETMPGGKGRLMSDMLLLPNGNVLIINGAGSGSAGWEYGRDPVLAPLVYYPDNNPGSRFEILNASNTPRMYHSTAILVRDGRVLVAGSNPHVGYNFSHVIFPTELSVEAFSPPYLEAAFQNVRPRIVGPVSGTRVAYGQTVKVRVDVAGGSLVRSLVRVTVLAPPFNTHSFSMNQRMLVLEPSNVTNVDGPTTFEFEVTTPGSPVLAPPGFYLLFVVHQEIPSEGIWIQIL; this is translated from the coding sequence atgattCTTCATTCAATATTCATGATGGTGATTCTTCGTCCTTATTACCTCACCATTTCACTACTTATTCTCACTTCACCAAACTCATCCTCATACATCAACAAAATGAGACAACCTTTTTCAATCTTCTTCACAATTTTCCTTCTCGCCGTCACACTCCCGCCGCCATGTGCCGTCGTCTCCGCTGGTTCCGGCCAGTGGCAGCTTCTTCAGAAAAGCATCGGCATTGTCGCCATGCACATGCAGCTCCTCCACACCGACACTATCCTCATCTTCGACCGCACCGACTTCGGCCTCTCCAACCTGTCCCTCCCCGGCGGCCGCTGCCGCCACGACCCCAACGAACGGGTTGTCAAAACAGACTGCACTGCCCACTCCGTCGAATACGACGTCGCCTCCAACACCTTCCGCGCCCTTTTCCTTCAAACCAACATATGGTGCTCCTCCGCCTCCGTCGCCGCCGACGGAACGCTGGTTCAAACCGGCGGCTTCAACGACGGCGACAGAGTCGTGCGAACATTTTTCCCTTGCGCCACCTGCGACTGGAAAGAAATCCCCGGCGGCCTCGCCGTGCGCCGCTGGTATGCCACGAACCATAAACTCCCGGACGGGCGCCAAATCATCATCGGCGGCAGAAGACAATTCAACTACGAGTTTTACCCTAAAAGCGACGCCACAGCCAAAAACGCGTACTCCTTACCGTTCCTCGTTCAAACCACAGATCCTTTCGAAGAAAACAACCTCTACCCCTTCGTTTTCCTCAACGTGGATGGCACCCTCTTCATCTTCGCCAACAACAAAGCCATTCTCTTAGACTACACCAAAAACGCCGTCGTTAAAACGTTCCCCATCATTCCCGGCAACGACCCCAGGTGTTACCCCAGCACCGGTTCCGCTGTTCTCTTACCCTTACGCAgtaaaaccccaaacttttcTTTTACCGAAGCTGAGGTTTTAATCTGTGGCGGAGCCCCGAGAGGGGCTTATACTCAAGCCAAAAGAAAGCGTACATTTATCGGAGCTTTGACAACCTGTGCCCGGATTAAAATAACCGACCCGAATCCAACCTGGGTCGTGGAGACAATGCCCGGAGGTAAAGGTAGACTCATGAGCGATATGCTTCTCCTTCCAAACGGCAACGTTTTGATTATTAACGGGGCAGGTTCCGGAAGCGCTGGCTGGGAATACGGGCGCGACCCGGTTCTGGCTCCGTTAGTTTATTACCCGGATAACAATCCGGGGTCGAGGTTTGAGATTCTTAACGCCAGTAACACTCCTCGAATGTATCACTCAACTGCGATTTTGGTTCGTGATGGGAGGGTTCTGGTTGCGGGGAGTAACCCCCACGTGGGGTACAATTTCTCGCACGTGATTTTTCCCACCGAGCTCAGCGTGGAAGCGTTTTCACCGCCGTATTTAGAAGCGGCGTTTCAGAATGTGCGTCCGAGAATCGTTGGTCCGGTGTCGGGGACGAGGGTAGCCTATGGGCAGACAGTGAAGGTTCGGGTCGACGTGGCAGGCGGGTCTTTGGTTCGGAGTTTGGTGCGGGTGACGGTGTTGGCGCCGCCTTTCAACACGCACTCTTTTTCGATGAATCAGAGGATGCTGGTGCTGGAACCCAGCAACGTGACAAACGTTGATGGACCAACGACGTTTGAGTTTGAGGTGACAACACCCGGTTCGCCCGTTCTTGCACCACCCGGTTTTTATCTACTGTTTGTGGTCCACCAGGAAATTCCAAGTGAAGGAATTTGGATCCAAATACTTTAA